From Procambarus clarkii isolate CNS0578487 chromosome 49, FALCON_Pclarkii_2.0, whole genome shotgun sequence, a single genomic window includes:
- the LOC123763285 gene encoding putative autophagy-related protein 11 isoform X3: MVCERIKKGSASTDHIPVFQKQDKVTLGHYSSSSVCGGKNIGSQPVNDMQHGSNINRKNSRICLIRPTSIHGPFSRFLLKLEMEGIEKKSRHQHLLRGSEGRRCSNRGESVKHQESETHRIPAGNHESKNEEKKNWNMNRKVDDNRNSRDENISQWDMKKDIVKNKSEKNEAREENGNSKRKEKEASGTQSRSKRIKTILQVNTKYNLIQNETGSTETEENTNAIRNGKQQAQSINKSRKQQCILEENDSSHHEIKDEISRDDFLRNKLHEGSCAKYNPDKINSYKKKKTKVTYKIKDNVRQDLSHIEAKHNNYIDDIKNKQVQNKKHTETHKCNKRTKVFEDTEQNVTLLTIMDSDFDTPERVDSKPIKEHKVDKKGSEFYSKNRAKKSEENNRNKKSNVFQQSGKNKKRAVNSISTSSLMIGAPRVRQMLSLSPERHKGRIWAPLKIPQESFIFHENEDYHDSQGKYEHPKHTHAKTCNNTENNTNSEWEIRRIEMLLGSQFDNSSATSTVPYDIYRNTDQIQNYDTWDHSHNKSAMPMLTDSPKKNVQLTAEELNNFENHENALYNGARRLGERRLQVLYKGTDKIQLDKSHKVKEIPVENKPKLSTFTRKIEKIESGLSFAHQRKDKTPYLDRSFGTSWNLSNLISTPNSKSSSKTPTDPTFERSLEDLLESQGGSELCCVTADNSLELLLNFEINRESENNSRSIAREVTSHVSSHQVCTENIDCTA, encoded by the exons ATGGTGTGTGAGAGGATTAAAAAGGGTTCTGCTTCTACAGATCACATACCTGTATTTCAAAAG CAAGATAAGGTGACACTTGGACACTACTCCTCAAGTAGTGTTTGTGGAGGAAAGAATATTGGATCTCAGCCTGTAAATGATATGCAACATGGGAGTAACATTAATAGAAAGAACTCAAGAATTTGCCTCATTAGACCTACATCCAtccatggaccattctcaaggttTTTACTTAAG CTGGAAATGGAGGGTATTGAAAAGAAGTCACGACatcagcatttactcagaggttcAGAAGGGAGACGGTGCTCTAATAGAGGAGAATCGGTTAAACATCAAGAGAGCGAGACACACAGGATACCAGCTGGAAACCATGAGAGTAAAAATGAAGAAAAGAAAAATTGGAATATGAACAGGAAGGTTGATGACAATAGAAATTCTAGAGATGAAAATATTTCACAATGGGACATGAAGAAAGATATTGTGAAAAATAAGAGTGAGAAGAATGAGGCAAGAGAGGAAAATGGGAACAgtaagagaaaagagaaagaagcaTCTGGTACTCAAAGCAGGAGCAAGAGAATCAAAACTATATTGCAGGTGAATACAAAATACAACTTAATTCAAAATGAAACTGGCAGTACAGAAACTGAAGAGAATACCAATGCTATAAGGAATGGGAAACAACAGGCTCAAAGTATTAATAAGAGTAGGAAGCAACAATGCATTTTGGAAGAAAATGACAGTTCACATCATGAAATCAAGGATGAAATTAGTCGAGATGATTTTTTGAGAAACAAATTGCATGAGGGATCTTGTGCTAAGTATAATCCTGATAAAATAAACAGCTACAAAAAGAAGAAAACTAAAGTCACATACAAAATAAAGGATAATGTAAGACAAGATTTGTCACACATTGAAGCAAAGCATAACAATTATATAGATGATATAAAGAATAAACAAGTGCAGAACAAGAAACACACTGAGACACATAAATGCAATAAAAGAACTAAGGTGTTTGAGGACACTGAACAAAATGTGACTCTGTTGACGATTATGGACTCGGATTTTGATACGCCAGAAAGAGTCGATTCAAAGCCGATTAAGGAACACAAGGTAGACAAAAAGGGAAGCGAGTtttattcaaaaaatagagcaaagaaAAGTGAAGAAAATAACAGGAATAAGAAATCTAACGTATTCCAACAGAGTGGTAAAAATAAGAAAAGAGCAGTAAATAGCATTTCAACGTCAAGTCTCATGATTGGTGCTCCACGTGTACGACAGATGCTTTCATTAAGTCCAGAACGACACAAAGGAAGAATTTGGGCACCACTGAAAATTCCACAAGAGTCATTTATATTTCATGAAAATGAAGATTATCATGATTCTCAAGGAAAATATGAACATCCTAAACACACACATGCTAAAACCTGTAATAATACTGAAAACAATACGAACAGTGAATGGGAAATCAGACGCATAGAAATGCTTTTGGGTTCTCAATTTGATAATTCAAGTGCAACAAGCACTGTTCCATATGATATTTATAGGAACACTGATCAGATTCAAAATTATGATACATGGGATCATTCTCATAACAAAAGTGCCATGCCAATGTTAACAGATTCTCCAAAAAAAAATGTACAACTTACAGCAGAGGAATTAAATAATTTTGAAAATCATGAAAATGCATTGTATAATGGTGCAAGAAGGCTTGGGGAAAGAAGGTTACAAGTTCTTTATAAAGGTACTGATAAAATTCAGTTGGACAAATCTCATAAAGTTAAAGAAATACCTGTTGAAAATAAACCTAAACTTAGCACATTTACTCGCAAAATAGAAAAAATTGAAAGTGGGTTAAGTTTTGCCCATCAAAGAAAAGATAAAACTCCATACTTGGATAGGAGTTTTGGTACTTCATGGAATTTAAGCAATTTAATTAGTACTCCTAACAGTAAATCTTCATCTAAGACTCCCACTGATCCTACATTTGAAAGATCACTTGAAGATCTTCTTGAAAGTCAAGGAGGATCAGAGTTATGCTGTGTGACTGCTGATAATTCCCTAGAACTTTTGCTAAATTTTGAAATTAATAGAGAGTCAGAAAATAATAGCAGGAGCATAGCTAGGGAAGTTACTTCACATGTCTCATCACACCAGGTGTGTACTGAGAACATTGACTGCACAGCATGA
- the LOC123763285 gene encoding putative autophagy-related protein 11 isoform X4 — translation MQHGSNINRKNSRICLIRPTSIHGPFSRFLLKLEMEGIEKKSRHQHLLRGSEGRRCSNRGESVKHQESETHRIPAGNHESKNEEKKNWNMNRKVDDNRNSRDENISQWDMKKDIVKNKSEKNEAREENGNSKRKEKEASGTQSRSKRIKTILQVNTKYNLIQNETGSTETEENTNAIRNGKQQAQSINKSRKQQCILEENDSSHHEIKDEISRDDFLRNKLHEGSCAKYNPDKINSYKKKKTKVTYKIKDNVRQDLSHIEAKHNNYIDDIKNKQVQNKKHTETHKCNKRTKVFEDTEQNVTLLTIMDSDFDTPERVDSKPIKEHKVDKKGSEFYSKNRAKKSEENNRNKKSNVFQQSGKNKKRAVNSISTSSLMIGAPRVRQMLSLSPERHKGRIWAPLKIPQESFIFHENEDYHDSQGKYEHPKHTHAKTCNNTENNTNSEWEIRRIEMLLGSQFDNSSATSTVPYDIYRNTDQIQNYDTWDHSHNKSAMPMLTDSPKKNVQLTAEELNNFENHENALYNGARRLGERRLQVLYKGTDKIQLDKSHKVKEIPVENKPKLSTFTRKIEKIESGLSFAHQRKDKTPYLDRSFGTSWNLSNLISTPNSKSSSKTPTDPTFERSLEDLLESQGGSELCCVTADNSLELLLNFEINRESENNSRSIAREVTSHVSSHQVCTENIDCTA, via the exons ATGCAACATGGGAGTAACATTAATAGAAAGAACTCAAGAATTTGCCTCATTAGACCTACATCCAtccatggaccattctcaaggttTTTACTTAAG CTGGAAATGGAGGGTATTGAAAAGAAGTCACGACatcagcatttactcagaggttcAGAAGGGAGACGGTGCTCTAATAGAGGAGAATCGGTTAAACATCAAGAGAGCGAGACACACAGGATACCAGCTGGAAACCATGAGAGTAAAAATGAAGAAAAGAAAAATTGGAATATGAACAGGAAGGTTGATGACAATAGAAATTCTAGAGATGAAAATATTTCACAATGGGACATGAAGAAAGATATTGTGAAAAATAAGAGTGAGAAGAATGAGGCAAGAGAGGAAAATGGGAACAgtaagagaaaagagaaagaagcaTCTGGTACTCAAAGCAGGAGCAAGAGAATCAAAACTATATTGCAGGTGAATACAAAATACAACTTAATTCAAAATGAAACTGGCAGTACAGAAACTGAAGAGAATACCAATGCTATAAGGAATGGGAAACAACAGGCTCAAAGTATTAATAAGAGTAGGAAGCAACAATGCATTTTGGAAGAAAATGACAGTTCACATCATGAAATCAAGGATGAAATTAGTCGAGATGATTTTTTGAGAAACAAATTGCATGAGGGATCTTGTGCTAAGTATAATCCTGATAAAATAAACAGCTACAAAAAGAAGAAAACTAAAGTCACATACAAAATAAAGGATAATGTAAGACAAGATTTGTCACACATTGAAGCAAAGCATAACAATTATATAGATGATATAAAGAATAAACAAGTGCAGAACAAGAAACACACTGAGACACATAAATGCAATAAAAGAACTAAGGTGTTTGAGGACACTGAACAAAATGTGACTCTGTTGACGATTATGGACTCGGATTTTGATACGCCAGAAAGAGTCGATTCAAAGCCGATTAAGGAACACAAGGTAGACAAAAAGGGAAGCGAGTtttattcaaaaaatagagcaaagaaAAGTGAAGAAAATAACAGGAATAAGAAATCTAACGTATTCCAACAGAGTGGTAAAAATAAGAAAAGAGCAGTAAATAGCATTTCAACGTCAAGTCTCATGATTGGTGCTCCACGTGTACGACAGATGCTTTCATTAAGTCCAGAACGACACAAAGGAAGAATTTGGGCACCACTGAAAATTCCACAAGAGTCATTTATATTTCATGAAAATGAAGATTATCATGATTCTCAAGGAAAATATGAACATCCTAAACACACACATGCTAAAACCTGTAATAATACTGAAAACAATACGAACAGTGAATGGGAAATCAGACGCATAGAAATGCTTTTGGGTTCTCAATTTGATAATTCAAGTGCAACAAGCACTGTTCCATATGATATTTATAGGAACACTGATCAGATTCAAAATTATGATACATGGGATCATTCTCATAACAAAAGTGCCATGCCAATGTTAACAGATTCTCCAAAAAAAAATGTACAACTTACAGCAGAGGAATTAAATAATTTTGAAAATCATGAAAATGCATTGTATAATGGTGCAAGAAGGCTTGGGGAAAGAAGGTTACAAGTTCTTTATAAAGGTACTGATAAAATTCAGTTGGACAAATCTCATAAAGTTAAAGAAATACCTGTTGAAAATAAACCTAAACTTAGCACATTTACTCGCAAAATAGAAAAAATTGAAAGTGGGTTAAGTTTTGCCCATCAAAGAAAAGATAAAACTCCATACTTGGATAGGAGTTTTGGTACTTCATGGAATTTAAGCAATTTAATTAGTACTCCTAACAGTAAATCTTCATCTAAGACTCCCACTGATCCTACATTTGAAAGATCACTTGAAGATCTTCTTGAAAGTCAAGGAGGATCAGAGTTATGCTGTGTGACTGCTGATAATTCCCTAGAACTTTTGCTAAATTTTGAAATTAATAGAGAGTCAGAAAATAATAGCAGGAGCATAGCTAGGGAAGTTACTTCACATGTCTCATCACACCAGGTGTGTACTGAGAACATTGACTGCACAGCATGA
- the LOC123763285 gene encoding peptidyl-prolyl cis-trans isomerase G isoform X2, whose protein sequence is MNWVGGVRRRVLLREEERRRQEQFFAAHASSAKHSRISQESSSVKPRYVVCCEEPSEKHQLAGSVPQRPRIGSQRWRSEGMVCERIKKGSASTDHIPVFQKQDKVTLGHYSSSSVCGGKNIGSQPVNDMQHGSNINRKNSRICLIRPTSIHGPFSRFLLKLEMEGIEKKSRHQHLLRGSEGRRCSNRGESVKHQESETHRIPAGNHESKNEEKKNWNMNRKVDDNRNSRDENISQWDMKKDIVKNKSEKNEAREENGNSKRKEKEASGTQSRSKRIKTILQVNTKYNLIQNETGSTETEENTNAIRNGKQQAQSINKSRKQQCILEENDSSHHEIKDEISRDDFLRNKLHEGSCAKYNPDKINSYKKKKTKVTYKIKDNVRQDLSHIEAKHNNYIDDIKNKQVQNKKHTETHKCNKRTKVFEDTEQNVTLLTIMDSDFDTPERVDSKPIKEHKVDKKGSEFYSKNRAKKSEENNRNKKSNVFQQSGKNKKRAVNSISTSSLMIGAPRVRQMLSLSPERHKGRIWAPLKIPQESFIFHENEDYHDSQGKYEHPKHTHAKTCNNTENNTNSEWEIRRIEMLLGSQFDNSSATSTVPYDIYRNTDQIQNYDTWDHSHNKSAMPMLTDSPKKNVQLTAEELNNFENHENALYNGARRLGERRLQVLYKGTDKIQLDKSHKVKEIPVENKPKLSTFTRKIEKIESGLSFAHQRKDKTPYLDRSFGTSWNLSNLISTPNSKSSSKTPTDPTFERSLEDLLESQGGSELCCVTADNSLELLLNFEINRESENNSRSIAREVTSHVSSHQVCTENIDCTA, encoded by the exons GTTCACAAAGATGGAGAAGTGAGGGGATGGTGTGTGAGAGGATTAAAAAGGGTTCTGCTTCTACAGATCACATACCTGTATTTCAAAAG CAAGATAAGGTGACACTTGGACACTACTCCTCAAGTAGTGTTTGTGGAGGAAAGAATATTGGATCTCAGCCTGTAAATGATATGCAACATGGGAGTAACATTAATAGAAAGAACTCAAGAATTTGCCTCATTAGACCTACATCCAtccatggaccattctcaaggttTTTACTTAAG CTGGAAATGGAGGGTATTGAAAAGAAGTCACGACatcagcatttactcagaggttcAGAAGGGAGACGGTGCTCTAATAGAGGAGAATCGGTTAAACATCAAGAGAGCGAGACACACAGGATACCAGCTGGAAACCATGAGAGTAAAAATGAAGAAAAGAAAAATTGGAATATGAACAGGAAGGTTGATGACAATAGAAATTCTAGAGATGAAAATATTTCACAATGGGACATGAAGAAAGATATTGTGAAAAATAAGAGTGAGAAGAATGAGGCAAGAGAGGAAAATGGGAACAgtaagagaaaagagaaagaagcaTCTGGTACTCAAAGCAGGAGCAAGAGAATCAAAACTATATTGCAGGTGAATACAAAATACAACTTAATTCAAAATGAAACTGGCAGTACAGAAACTGAAGAGAATACCAATGCTATAAGGAATGGGAAACAACAGGCTCAAAGTATTAATAAGAGTAGGAAGCAACAATGCATTTTGGAAGAAAATGACAGTTCACATCATGAAATCAAGGATGAAATTAGTCGAGATGATTTTTTGAGAAACAAATTGCATGAGGGATCTTGTGCTAAGTATAATCCTGATAAAATAAACAGCTACAAAAAGAAGAAAACTAAAGTCACATACAAAATAAAGGATAATGTAAGACAAGATTTGTCACACATTGAAGCAAAGCATAACAATTATATAGATGATATAAAGAATAAACAAGTGCAGAACAAGAAACACACTGAGACACATAAATGCAATAAAAGAACTAAGGTGTTTGAGGACACTGAACAAAATGTGACTCTGTTGACGATTATGGACTCGGATTTTGATACGCCAGAAAGAGTCGATTCAAAGCCGATTAAGGAACACAAGGTAGACAAAAAGGGAAGCGAGTtttattcaaaaaatagagcaaagaaAAGTGAAGAAAATAACAGGAATAAGAAATCTAACGTATTCCAACAGAGTGGTAAAAATAAGAAAAGAGCAGTAAATAGCATTTCAACGTCAAGTCTCATGATTGGTGCTCCACGTGTACGACAGATGCTTTCATTAAGTCCAGAACGACACAAAGGAAGAATTTGGGCACCACTGAAAATTCCACAAGAGTCATTTATATTTCATGAAAATGAAGATTATCATGATTCTCAAGGAAAATATGAACATCCTAAACACACACATGCTAAAACCTGTAATAATACTGAAAACAATACGAACAGTGAATGGGAAATCAGACGCATAGAAATGCTTTTGGGTTCTCAATTTGATAATTCAAGTGCAACAAGCACTGTTCCATATGATATTTATAGGAACACTGATCAGATTCAAAATTATGATACATGGGATCATTCTCATAACAAAAGTGCCATGCCAATGTTAACAGATTCTCCAAAAAAAAATGTACAACTTACAGCAGAGGAATTAAATAATTTTGAAAATCATGAAAATGCATTGTATAATGGTGCAAGAAGGCTTGGGGAAAGAAGGTTACAAGTTCTTTATAAAGGTACTGATAAAATTCAGTTGGACAAATCTCATAAAGTTAAAGAAATACCTGTTGAAAATAAACCTAAACTTAGCACATTTACTCGCAAAATAGAAAAAATTGAAAGTGGGTTAAGTTTTGCCCATCAAAGAAAAGATAAAACTCCATACTTGGATAGGAGTTTTGGTACTTCATGGAATTTAAGCAATTTAATTAGTACTCCTAACAGTAAATCTTCATCTAAGACTCCCACTGATCCTACATTTGAAAGATCACTTGAAGATCTTCTTGAAAGTCAAGGAGGATCAGAGTTATGCTGTGTGACTGCTGATAATTCCCTAGAACTTTTGCTAAATTTTGAAATTAATAGAGAGTCAGAAAATAATAGCAGGAGCATAGCTAGGGAAGTTACTTCACATGTCTCATCACACCAGGTGTGTACTGAGAACATTGACTGCACAGCATGA